A stretch of Triticum aestivum cultivar Chinese Spring chromosome 1D, IWGSC CS RefSeq v2.1, whole genome shotgun sequence DNA encodes these proteins:
- the LOC123179720 gene encoding uncharacterized protein, with amino-acid sequence MAAAMRLGGGALLRRTPVAEARRRLAHTTAEEMREVATRAAQIDKTKEELFDMVIDLNSNYNVPHSMKRKHLLLSQRLSSQIQPRPYDPAWRFCRRTERRNTFYKFVGVATCDLVGSAGLFLLLHGPHHRPKKWVVDWWDKLTS; translated from the exons atggcggcggcgatgaggctcggcggcggcgctctTCTCCGGCGGACGCCTGTGGCGGAGGCAAGGCGGCGCCTCGCCCACACGACcgcggaggagatgagagaggTGGCGACCCGCGCGGCGCAAATCGACAAGACCAAGGAGGAGCTGTTCGACATGGTCATTGACCTCAATAGCAACTACAACGTTCCCCACAGCATGAAACGGAAGCACTTGCTCCTCTCGCAGCGCCTCTCCTCACAAATCCAGCCTAGACCATACGACCCAGCCTG GCGTTTCTGTCGACGTACCGAAAGACGCAATACTTTCTACAAGTTTGTGGGGGTGGCTACTTGTGACCTTGTCGGCTCAGCCGGCCTCTTCTTGCTCCTACACGGACCTCATCATCGACCAAAGAAGTGGGTTGTCGACTGGTGGGACAAGCTAACCAGTTAG